A region of the Actinomycetes bacterium genome:
AGCACGGTCGTCGGCGTACCCGAGGCGGACGGCGAGGCCGACCCGCTCGCCGAGGGGGCGGATCCGCTCGCGGACGACGACCCGCTGCCCCCTCCGGGGCTGCAGGCTGTCAGCAGGGCCACGAGGACGATGGTCAGCACCACCCGGAGCCTGCGCATACAACCACGGTGCCGCCACCGAGTGCGGCACCGTCAGGGTCGATCGCCCCCGAAACGGGCGGTGCCCCGCCACCTCCGGGGGAAGGCAGCGGGGCACCGCTGGCGCAAACGATTGCAGACTGGCCGTCGCCGCGCAAGGGGATCGACCCAGAATTCCCCCAAATTCGGCCTGTGCGCCGTCGGAGCATCCTCCAACGGCGGAGCAGAGAGATGATCATTCTGGTAACACGGCGGTAACACGGCGCGGACAGGATGACGAGCGTGGACAAGCAGCAGGAGTTCGTGCTCCGCACGCTCGAGGAACGTGACATCCGGTTCGTCCGACTGTGGTTCACCGACGTCCTGGGGTTCCTGAAGTCGGTGGCCGTCGCGCCGGCCGAGCTGGAGGGGGCCTTCGCCGAGGGCATCGGGTTCGACGGCTCGGCGATCGAAGGCTTCGCCCGGGTCTACGAGTCGGACATGCTGGCCCGCCCCGACCCGGCCACCTTCCAGGTGCTGCCGTGGCGCTCGGAGTCGCCGGGCGTGGCCCGGATGTTCTGCGACATCCTGAGCACCGACGGGACGCCGTCCTACGCCGACCCCCGGTTCGTGCTCAAGCGCGCCCTCGGCAAGGCCGCGGACCTCGGGCTGACGTTCTACACCCACCCGGAGATCGAGTTCTTCCTGTTCGAGCGCAAGCCGGGCCCGGGTGAGGAGCCGGTGCCGATCGACCACAGCGGCTACTTCGACCACACGCCGCACGCGCTGGGCCAGGACTTCCGCCGGCAGGCGATCACCATGCTCGAGGCGATGGGCATCTCGGTGGAGTTCAGCCACCACGAGGGAGCGCCCGGCCAGAACGAGATCGACCTGCGGTACGCCGACGCGCTGACGACCGCGGACAACATCATGTCCTTCCGGCTGGTCATGAAACAGGTGGCCCTCGAGCTCGGCGTCTACGCCTCGTTCATGCCCAAGCCGTTCGCCGAGCACCCCGGCTCCGGGATGCACACCCACCTGTCGCTGTTCGAAGGTGACCGCAACGCGTTCTACGAGGCGGGTTCCGAGTACCAGCTGTCCAAGACCGGGCGGTCGTTCATCGCCGGGCTGCTGCGGCACGCCCCGGAGATCACCGCGGTGACCAACCAGTGGGTGAACTCCTACAAGCGGCTCTACGGCGGCGGCGAGGCCCCGGCCTACATCTGCTGGGGCCACAACAACCGCTCGGCCATGGTCCGGATCCCGATGTACAAGC
Encoded here:
- a CDS encoding glutamine synthetase family protein; the protein is MDKQQEFVLRTLEERDIRFVRLWFTDVLGFLKSVAVAPAELEGAFAEGIGFDGSAIEGFARVYESDMLARPDPATFQVLPWRSESPGVARMFCDILSTDGTPSYADPRFVLKRALGKAADLGLTFYTHPEIEFFLFERKPGPGEEPVPIDHSGYFDHTPHALGQDFRRQAITMLEAMGISVEFSHHEGAPGQNEIDLRYADALTTADNIMSFRLVMKQVALELGVYASFMPKPFAEHPGSGMHTHLSLFEGDRNAFYEAGSEYQLSKTGRSFIAGLLRHAPEITAVTNQWVNSYKRLYGGGEAPAYICWGHNNRSAMVRIPMYKPGKGNSTRIEVRSLDSAANPYLAFAVLLGAGLKGVQEGYELPPGAEDDVWSLTESERRALGIEPLPQNLHEAILAMERSELVAETLGEHVFDFFLRNKRAEWDEYRGQVTPFERDRYLPIL